In Cryptococcus tetragattii IND107 chromosome 11, whole genome shotgun sequence, a single window of DNA contains:
- a CDS encoding eukaryotic translation initiation factor 1A, X-chromosomal, protein MPKNKGKGGKNNRRGKKEDGENKRELIFKEDGQEYAQVVKMLGNGRLEAKCQDGESRLAQIRGQMRKKVWIVVGDIILLSLREFQDDRADVIHRYTPDEARNLKTYGETKRVVLSSRRLTLMTSRWLA, encoded by the exons ATGCCCAAG AACAAGGGAAAG GGTGGTAAGAACAACCgacgaggaaagaaggaagatggcgagAACAAGCGAGAATTGATCTTCAAGGAGGACGGTCAGG AATACGCTCAGGTTGTCAAGATGCTTGGTAACGGTAGATTAGAAGCCAAGTGTCAGGATGGCGAGTCTCGTCTTGCGCAAATCCGAGGTcaaatgaggaagaag GTGTGGATCGTTGTCGGGGacatcattctcctctccctccgAGAGTTCCAGGACGACCGTGCCGATGTTATTCACCGATACACCCCTGACGAAGCTCGTAACCTGAAGACCTATGGAGA gacgaagagggtGGTATTGAGTTCGAGGAGGCTGACATTGATGACATCT AGATGGTTGGCTTGA
- a CDS encoding 40S ribosomal protein RACK1, which produces MAEHLMFKGNLAGHNGWVTAIATSSENPDMILTASRDKTVIAWQLTREDNLYGFPKKILHGHNHFVSDVAISSDGQFALSSSWDHTLRLWDLNTGLTTKKFVGHTGDVLSVSFSADNRQIVSASRDRSIKLWNTLGECKFDIVEDGHTEWVSCVRFSPNPALPVIISAGWDKTVKVWELSNCKLKTTHHGHTGYLNTLAVSPDGSLAASGGKDGITMLWDLNEGKHLYSLDAGDIINSLVFSPNRYWLCAATASSIKIFDLESKSLVDDLQPDFDGLSDKARKPECTSLAWSADGQTLFAGFSDNLVRVWAVVA; this is translated from the exons ATGGCCGAGCACCTCATGTTCAAGGGCAACCTCGCCGGCCACAACGGCTGGGTCACCGCCATCGCTACTTCCTCCGAGAACCCCGACATGATCCTCACCGCTTCTAGGG ACAAGACTGTCATTGCTTGGCAACTCACCCGAGAGGACAACTTGTACGGTTTCCCCAAGAAGATCCTCCACGGTCACAACCACTTCGTGTCCGACGTTGCCATCTCTTCCGACGGCCAGTttgctctttcttcctcttgggACCACACCCTTAGGTTGTGGGACCTTAACACTGGTTTGACAACCAAGAAGTTTGTCGGCCACACTGGCGACGTTCTCTC cgtctctttctctgctGACAACCGTCAAATCGTCTCTGCCTCCCGAGACCGATCCATCAAGCTCTGGAACACCCTTGGAGAGTGCAAGTTTGACATTGTCGAGGACGGCCACACCGAGTG GGTCTCCTGTGTTCGATTCTCCCCTAACCCCGCCCTCCCCGTCATCATCTCTGCTGGTTGGGACAAGACCGtcaag GTCTGGGAGCTCTCCAACTGCAAGTTGAAGACCACCCACCACGGTCACACCGGTTACCTCAACACCCTCGCCGTCTCTCCCGATGGTTCCCTCGCCGCCTCCGGTGGTAAGGATGGTATCACCATGCTTTGGGACCTCAACGAGGGCAAGCACCTCTACTCTCTCGACGCCGGAGACATTATCAActctctcgtcttctcccccAACCGATACTGGCTCTGTGCTGCTACCGCTTCCTCCATCAAGATCTTCGACCTCGAGAGCAA GTCTCTTGTCGATGACCTCCAACCCGACTTTGACGGCCTCTCCGACAAGGCACGCAAGCCTGAATGCACTTCCCTCGCCTGGTCTGCTGACGGCCAGACTCTCTTCGCTGGTTTCTCTGACAACCTCGTCCGAGTCTGGGCTGTCGTTGCTTAG